The Saccharomyces mikatae IFO 1815 strain IFO1815 genome assembly, chromosome: 2 sequence CACAATAATACCTTCTTCACGTCAGTGATATGAGTATTAGTTGTACTCAGAATATagaataatataaaaacaTCTCTGTGGTAAAAACGTACATATTAATACCATATAGAAAAGTtgtagaaaaagaacatttaaagaaaaagtattGTAagttaaaaataaaatctaaaaagagaaaaaaaaagaaggataaTATTGGCTTGATTACATTGTGTTACTTAAAGTAGCCTCATcattcattcattatcatcgtGCATCGACATTAGGTgacatttttcaaaaaaaaaataacttcATCATGatcattaatttttcattttcatatCTGCGtgttttgttgttttttctatGGTGTTCTTTGATAGTTGTCAATctatgtatttttttttatcttttacCTTGTAGAAGCACCACTCATTACTTGTATCGTGCGATAAATAAATATCGAACAAACTTTATAACTATAGAACAATGGTAGTATAGATTACCAtaaattcttcttgttctggTTTTGTAAATCCAATCCGCTTAAAGAGCGATTCAAACCCTGTTCTAAACCATCGTCCAACCCGGTGTGACTCAAAGATTTATAAATTAGGTCCGCACTATTCAAATTTTGTACAGACAACATCGACTCGTCGTGATAAGACTGGTATGAAAAGTTAGAATGAACTGAACCGTTGGTGTGCTGTGGGAGCAATTGTGGTTGCGAGTTTGTTGTAGAAGATGGGCCGTTAAGATTATATAACTGCTGAGAAGACAATGAAGCATTTTGGTATGCAACTGGTACGCGCTGCTGAGTTTGTGATTGCGATGGTGGTTGAGCTTGAGATAGAGATTGATTGTTGATTGGGATTTGTGGATTTGGGGGAGAAATTTGAGAATTTCTTAGTAATGGATTAGCGGAGTTGATTTGATAATGGTTGGCAGAATAACCGGAAGGAATTCTTGAGGATGGTGTTAAAGTGGCCTGCTGTCTTAAAAAtgattgttgttgttgtgcGGTTGattgaatattttgctgTGTTTGTGGTTGAGGTTGTTGTGGTTGATCCGCCGAATTGAATAAAGAGTTATGATGTATATTCAGTTTAGGTGAAGTTAGTGTTGGTTGCATAGAAAATTGTCCTTGTGAAGAGATTTTTGGTGTTGAGTTGGCactattgttgttggtgATGACGCTGTTACCATTACCGTTACCATTACCGTTACCAatgctgttgctgctggaAGAATTGTTAACGGCTTGATTACTAATGCTGTTGGCCGCAGCAGCAGCATGAGCTTGCAATAGACTTGTATAAGATTGAGATCTGTTCATGGAGCCGCCAGTAGAGTTTGGTTGTAAAGGGTGAGCGGATGTCATTTGACCTTGCTGTTGCAAATGAGATTGCAAATTAGCATGATCcaagatttttcttctgattATAATAAACCTTGGATCATATACTTCAACTAGACTTAAATATGAGCACAAGACATTGATAATTCTCTTGTGAGAAGCTGATATACCCATGGGGTAAGCCAACTCATAATAATACTTTTCTCTATCCTTGAACAGCAATAATTGGGAATAGATTTCCAAAGTGTCAGGGTCATTGAAGTCCAGTTGCTGGGGTGGTAAAGGTAACGTCGAAGTTGATGGTAAAGGCGCATAAAATCTCTCAGTGGACATCTGGTTTTGATTGTTGGCGTTGATTGCCTGGTACAGTGATGACGAGGTGTGTTGGGCAGAAAGTGAGGGTTGATGCATGCTGATGTTACCACCGTTGTTATTGTTAGAATTACCGTTGTTGTTATTAGTAACAGTATTATTCATTGGACTGTTAATCATAGTATTAGCGTTGATACCATTCATTAGAGTCGAGAATAATTGATTGTTGGAGGAACTATTGTTTCCGCCTGCACCCATTTTGGACAACGAGTGTAGAGAAAGGTTAGATGACGACCTGTGTTGTTCTTCCAATTGACctcttttctctcttttctcCCTCTCGATCCTTTCCCTTTCAGCTTGGggaagcatttttttatattctacTTTCAGTTTCCTCCCACTGATTTCCTTGCCATTTAAAGAATTTATCACCTGAGTGGTTTCTTCAGGAGTGGTGAAATTCGCGAAGGCCAAACCTCTGAATATACCGTTATCAAAATGATAATTGAAGGCATAAGGTAGGGGAAGGTccatatcttcaataatgTCTAACAATTGCTCCTTTTTAATGGCAAACGGAATGTTTTTAATAACAATGGCGTTCGGAATAACATCATCATCCAACGCAGTGTTGGTGGAAGCGTTATCCAAATTTGCAGCAGAAGAACTATGTTCGATATTTTTAACAGAGTTTTCGcctgtttctttttgcgCACTGTCCTCTCTATCATTTGTGCCTCTAGTTTCGAAAGCTGGAAGATGCGTTTCCTGGTCATTCGTTTCCGTATTCATATTATTATCTTGAGCATCCCGGTTTGCTGCCGGAGGAGAATTCTCAAAAGAACTGCTCTCCATTATTTATCTGTTTTGCACACTGTCCCTACTTTATCACCTGCCTCTATGAGTACCGTATCACACTTCTTATTATGTTGACCTCTGAGAGTTCGCTGCTAATCTCAATTAAAAAGCTCTCTTcaattgttattattttccAGGAAAAAATCGCAAAATTGCAACAGCCGTGAATAATGACAGATTCTTATGTTACCCTTTGTTAATGCTCAGAATAAACTTGAAATAATAAGGATATATTGGTAGAAAGGTGCAAAAGGcttaatgataagaagTGGTCAGTCTTAGAGCCGTTATATCTGAGCCAATTTCTGCACGAGGAGGATATAGTAAGAACAATATTACTAAtcaaaagttgaaaaatgtCAGATCCTGTGGAgctattgaaaagagtatGTAGCAAGAAAGTATATCCAAGGGACAAAATGAAACCTGGTTCGCTTTCAGATATCGTGATGAAAATTACTAACATTGAAATGTGGAAATGAATTATCCTGTTTTTTAGGCTGAGAAGAAAGGTGTTCCTTCATCAGGTTTTATGAAATTGTTTAGCGGTTCTGATTCTTACAAGTTTGAAGAGGCTGCTGATCTTTGTGTCCAGGCAGCTACCATTTACCGtttgagaaaagaattgaacTTAGCAGGAGACTCTTTTCTAAAAGCCGCTGACTATCAGAAGAAGGCTGGTAACGAAGATGAAGCAGGAAATACTTACGTAGAAGCTTACAAGTGTTTCAAAAGCGGTGGAAACTCTATTAACGCAGTAGATTCATTGGAGAACGCTATCCAAATTTTTACTCATAGAGGGCAGTTCCGCAGAGGTGCTAATTTCAAGTTCGAACTGGgagaaattttggaaaatgatTTGCACGACTTTTCAAAGGCCATAGATTGTTACGAGCTTGCTGGTGAGTGGTATGCTCAAGACCAGTCTGTGGCATTGTCTAATAAATGTTTTATCAAATGTGCAGATTTAAAGGCTCTCGATGGTCAATATATCGAAGCAAGTGACATCTATTCCAAGTTGATTAAGAGCAGCATGGGAAATAGGTTGAGTCAATGGAGTTTGAAGGATTACTTCCTAAAAAAGGGTCTCTGTCAGCTTGCTGCCACTGatgctgttgctgctgcaaGGACTCTACAAGAGGGTCAAAGTGAAGACCCAAATTTCGCAGATTCAAGAGAAtcgaattttttgaaaagtctAATTGACGCCGTTAATGAAGGTGATAGCGAACAGCTCAGTGAGCAATCCAAGgaatttgataatttcaTGAGACTTGATAAATGGAAAATCACAATTTTGAATAAGATTAAGGAGTCCATCCAACAGCAAGAAGATGATCTGTTATGAACGGTATATAATTATACGAACATACATCTATATTATAAATGTTATACTAGTTTTACCCGAAACGGTTAAGTAATTGTTTACCAGCCGTGCACCCTTTCTTCGAGATAAACGTTTAGCGATGACTTAGAGAACTAAGAAGTATTGGTGCTATGTTCTTTCAATGTCAATCGTCAGTTATATCTTTATCTGTATGTTTCATTGGTTTACTATAAAAGCGAACTCAATCAGATCTTCTCACGAGAAGTTTGTTGTGGCTCGAACTTGTATTACGCTGTGTAATGTAAGGATCTTCCCTTTGCTTTTCTGATCCGGAACCCTTGAGGGATATTACCATCGCGTATCTTCATACGATTAATATACCTTTGTTGACTTGCATTCTTGATATTGAGATATAGAATGGTGCTTTCtcgtttcttttcctttgttATATAACgtaacctttttttttgatttcctTATCCTGCCCCCCTATCACTTTAAACAAGGGACCCAAAGATAAGCAAAGATACAACTCTGCTTTACCTTATCTACTATTGAACACAACACATTATAGCCTGATATTATAACAGTACGTTTTCTTCCTTACGAGAATAAGCGAGGTTGTGCTAACTGCAAATTAACTGTAAACCAACTGCAAGCTTCTGAGTAAGGAGCAGAGGGTAGTtgatacaaaaaaaagaagaagattgttttactttaaaacaaaagatgGGGTTGCGTTACTCCATATACATTGAGAATCCTTTATCTTCCCCATCATCGTCATACAAATCAATAAACGACCCATTATTTCATTCCCAGCATCGATCACAGAAAAACGTAAGCTTCATCACTTACGGCTGTAGACATTGCAAGACACACC is a genomic window containing:
- the PIN4 gene encoding Pin4p (similar to Saccharomyces cerevisiae PIN4 (YBL051C); ancestral locus Anc_7.370), coding for MESSSFENSPPAANRDAQDNNMNTETNDQETHLPAFETRGTNDREDSAQKETGENSVKNIEHSSSAANLDNASTNTALDDDVIPNAIVIKNIPFAIKKEQLLDIIEDMDLPLPYAFNYHFDNGIFRGLAFANFTTPEETTQVINSLNGKEISGRKLKVEYKKMLPQAERERIEREKREKRGQLEEQHRSSSNLSLHSLSKMGAGGNNSSSNNQLFSTLMNGINANTMINSPMNNTVTNNNNGNSNNNNGGNISMHQPSLSAQHTSSSLYQAINANNQNQMSTERFYAPLPSTSTLPLPPQQLDFNDPDTLEIYSQLLLFKDREKYYYELAYPMGISASHKRIINVLCSYLSLVEVYDPRFIIIRRKILDHANLQSHLQQQGQMTSAHPLQPNSTGGSMNRSQSYTSLLQAHAAAAANSISNQAVNNSSSSNSIGNGNGNGNGNSVITNNNSANSTPKISSQGQFSMQPTLTSPKLNIHHNSLFNSADQPQQPQPQTQQNIQSTAQQQQSFLRQQATLTPSSRIPSGYSANHYQINSANPLLRNSQISPPNPQIPINNQSLSQAQPPSQSQTQQRVPVAYQNASLSSQQLYNLNGPSSTTNSQPQLLPQHTNGSVHSNFSYQSYHDESMLSVQNLNSADLIYKSLSHTGLDDGLEQGLNRSLSGLDLQNQNKKNLW
- the SEC17 gene encoding alpha-soluble NSF attachment protein SEC17 (similar to Saccharomyces cerevisiae SEC17 (YBL050W); ancestral locus Anc_7.493), which gives rise to MSDPVELLKRAEKKGVPSSGFMKLFSGSDSYKFEEAADLCVQAATIYRLRKELNLAGDSFLKAADYQKKAGNEDEAGNTYVEAYKCFKSGGNSINAVDSLENAIQIFTHRGQFRRGANFKFELGEILENDLHDFSKAIDCYELAGEWYAQDQSVALSNKCFIKCADLKALDGQYIEASDIYSKLIKSSMGNRLSQWSLKDYFLKKGLCQLAATDAVAAARTLQEGQSEDPNFADSRESNFLKSLIDAVNEGDSEQLSEQSKEFDNFMRLDKWKITILNKIKESIQQQEDDLL